Proteins encoded by one window of Rouxiella chamberiensis:
- a CDS encoding amino acid permease, with protein MAQQNTKNQQVAPTLRRELKARHLTMIAIGGSIGTGLFVASGATVSQAGPGGALLSYALIGLMVYFLMTSLGELAAFMPVAGSFSTYGAKYVEEGFGFALGWNYWYNWAVTIAVELVASQLVMNYWFPDTPGWIWSALFLGIIFLLNYISVRGFGEAEYWFSLIKVLTVIVFIAVGVMMIFGIMKGGESAGWHNWTLGDAPFEGGFASMIGVAMIAGFSFQGTELIGVAAGESENPGKNIPRAVRQVFWRILLFYVLAILVISLIIPYTDPSLLRNDVKDIGVSPFTLVFRNAGLLSAAAVMNAVILTAVLSAGNSGMYASTRMLYNLASEGKAPRFFARLSKGGVPRNALYATTLVAALCFLSSMYGNQSVYLWLLNTSGMTGFIAWLGIAISHYRFRRGYVAQGRDLSILPYKSKLFPLGPIFAFVLCLIITLGQNYQAFLADKIDWYGVAATYIGIPLFLAIWFGYKLVKGSKFVKYRDMEFPESEA; from the coding sequence ATGGCTCAACAAAACACAAAAAATCAGCAGGTGGCTCCCACACTGCGTCGAGAGCTGAAGGCCCGTCACTTAACCATGATTGCCATTGGTGGCTCAATCGGAACCGGTCTGTTTGTGGCTTCCGGCGCGACCGTTTCTCAAGCCGGACCCGGTGGAGCGCTGCTTTCCTACGCGCTTATCGGCCTGATGGTCTACTTCCTGATGACAAGCCTTGGCGAGCTGGCCGCTTTTATGCCGGTCGCCGGTTCCTTCTCGACCTATGGCGCCAAATACGTCGAAGAAGGCTTTGGTTTCGCCCTTGGCTGGAACTACTGGTATAACTGGGCGGTGACCATCGCCGTCGAACTGGTTGCCTCGCAGCTGGTGATGAACTACTGGTTCCCCGATACGCCCGGCTGGATCTGGAGCGCCTTGTTCCTCGGCATTATCTTCCTGCTCAACTATATTTCCGTGCGCGGCTTTGGTGAGGCAGAATACTGGTTCTCCCTGATTAAAGTCCTGACTGTTATCGTCTTTATCGCCGTCGGCGTGATGATGATCTTCGGAATCATGAAGGGTGGCGAGTCCGCGGGCTGGCATAACTGGACCCTCGGCGATGCGCCGTTCGAAGGCGGATTTGCGTCGATGATAGGCGTGGCAATGATTGCCGGTTTCTCCTTTCAGGGCACTGAACTCATCGGCGTTGCGGCGGGCGAGTCCGAAAACCCGGGCAAAAACATTCCGCGCGCGGTACGTCAGGTGTTCTGGCGTATTCTGCTGTTCTACGTGCTGGCGATTCTGGTCATCAGCCTTATCATTCCGTACACCGATCCCAGCCTGCTGCGCAATGACGTGAAAGACATCGGCGTGAGTCCGTTTACGCTGGTCTTCCGCAATGCCGGTTTGCTTTCTGCGGCGGCGGTAATGAATGCGGTTATCCTGACGGCGGTGCTGTCGGCGGGTAACTCGGGGATGTATGCCTCGACGCGCATGCTCTACAACCTGGCGAGTGAAGGCAAGGCACCACGTTTCTTTGCCAGGCTTTCGAAGGGCGGCGTGCCGCGCAATGCGCTGTATGCCACGACACTTGTGGCGGCGCTGTGCTTCCTGAGCTCGATGTACGGCAATCAGTCGGTGTATCTGTGGTTGCTGAATACCTCGGGCATGACCGGTTTCATCGCCTGGTTGGGGATTGCCATCAGCCATTATCGTTTCCGTCGCGGCTATGTGGCGCAGGGACGAGATTTATCCATCCTGCCTTATAAGTCCAAACTGTTCCCGCTGGGGCCGATTTTTGCCTTTGTGCTCTGTCTGATCATCACTCTGGGTCAGAACTATCAGGCGTTTCTGGCAGACAAGATTGACTGGTACGGCGTGGCGGCGACCTACATCGGCATTCCGCTGTTCCTGGCTATCTGGTTTGGTTACAAGCTGGTCAAGGGAAGCAAGTTCGTGAAGTATCGCGATATGGAATTCCCGGAAAGCGAAGCCTGA
- a CDS encoding NAD(P)/FAD-dependent oxidoreductase encodes MDAHTRSIFAVDGLAHVESYYADTANTVEPWPQLTESIDCDVCIVGAGFTGLSSALFLTEAGYDVVVLEANRVGWGASGRNGGQVVNSYSRDIDVIEERYGTRTADMLGSMMFEGASIIRQRIEQYAIDCDYRPGCVFAALSQRQLGKLREQRLLWNRYGHTDLQLLDQQEIQQEIATRRYVGGLLDRNGGHIHPLNLALGEAEAIRHHGGRIFEHSIVTQIDHGNPARVHTSKGQVRARYVILAGNAYLGHKLMPRLSRLSMPCGSQIVATAPLEEQAARELIANNYCVEDCNYLLDYFRLTADNRLLYGGGVNYGGKNPLSIDAVILPKLYRTFPQLKGIKIDYRWSGNFLLTLSRMPQFGRLEDNIYYMQGDSGHGVTLTHLGGKLITEMLRGDAERFDAFASLPHMPFLGGRNFQVPFTALGAAYYSLRDRLGV; translated from the coding sequence ATGGATGCTCACACGCGAAGCATTTTTGCTGTTGATGGTCTTGCACACGTTGAAAGTTACTATGCCGACACGGCAAATACGGTTGAACCCTGGCCGCAACTCACCGAATCTATCGACTGCGATGTCTGTATCGTCGGCGCGGGATTTACCGGCCTCTCCTCCGCGCTGTTTTTAACCGAAGCGGGCTATGATGTTGTAGTGCTGGAGGCCAACCGCGTGGGTTGGGGTGCCAGCGGCAGAAACGGCGGTCAGGTTGTCAACTCCTACAGCCGAGACATCGATGTCATTGAAGAGCGCTACGGCACACGCACCGCCGACATGCTCGGCAGCATGATGTTCGAAGGCGCCTCTATCATTCGCCAGCGCATCGAACAGTACGCCATAGACTGCGATTATCGTCCCGGCTGCGTTTTTGCCGCACTGAGCCAGCGGCAGCTTGGCAAACTGCGCGAACAGCGATTACTGTGGAACCGTTACGGGCACACCGATTTGCAATTGCTCGACCAGCAGGAGATCCAGCAGGAAATCGCCACACGGCGCTATGTCGGCGGACTGCTTGACCGCAACGGCGGCCACATTCATCCTCTCAATCTTGCCCTTGGCGAAGCCGAAGCCATTCGTCATCACGGCGGCAGAATCTTCGAACACTCGATAGTGACGCAAATCGATCACGGCAATCCTGCCCGCGTGCATACCAGTAAAGGTCAGGTGCGCGCCCGCTACGTGATTCTCGCCGGCAATGCCTATTTAGGCCACAAGCTAATGCCGCGCCTGAGCCGGTTAAGCATGCCCTGCGGATCGCAAATCGTCGCCACCGCACCGCTTGAAGAGCAGGCTGCCCGCGAGCTCATCGCCAACAACTACTGCGTTGAAGACTGCAATTACCTGCTGGATTACTTTCGGCTCACTGCCGATAACCGCCTGCTGTACGGTGGCGGTGTAAACTATGGCGGCAAGAATCCCTTGAGCATCGATGCCGTTATCCTGCCGAAACTCTATCGGACCTTCCCGCAGTTAAAAGGTATCAAGATTGATTACCGCTGGAGTGGCAACTTCCTGCTGACGCTCTCCCGCATGCCGCAGTTCGGCCGTCTGGAGGACAACATCTATTACATGCAGGGTGACAGCGGCCACGGGGTCACGCTCACGCATCTCGGCGGCAAGCTGATTACCGAAATGCTGCGCGGAGACGCCGAGCGGTTCGATGCTTTCGCCAGTCTGCCCCATATGCCGTTCCTCGGCGGCAGAAACTTCCAGGTTCCCTTTACTGCGCTTGGTGCGGCGTACTATTCGCTGCGGGATCGTTTAGGGGTATGA
- a CDS encoding YkgJ family cysteine cluster protein: MDCRTDCGACCIAPSISSPIPGMPNGKPANTRCVQLDESMRCKIFTSPLRPAVCGALQARRDMCHTHRDEAFTYLLQLERDTAP; this comes from the coding sequence ATGGACTGTCGTACAGACTGCGGCGCATGTTGTATCGCGCCTTCAATATCCAGCCCGATCCCCGGCATGCCCAACGGCAAACCTGCCAATACCCGCTGCGTGCAACTCGACGAGTCCATGCGCTGCAAGATTTTTACCTCACCGCTTCGTCCCGCCGTCTGTGGTGCGCTCCAGGCTCGGCGCGATATGTGCCATACCCACCGCGACGAGGCCTTCACCTATCTCCTGCAACTCGAGCGTGATACCGCTCCCTAG
- the nfo gene encoding deoxyribonuclease IV, with amino-acid sequence MKFVGPHVSAAGGVDQAVLRAHELEATAFALFTKNQRQWRAAPLAEDVIQRFKAACEQYGYSSNQILPHDSYLINLGHPVEEALEKSREAFIDELQRCEQLGLSLLNFHPGSHLMQVDEDTCLATIAESINIALDKTRGVTAVIENTAGQGSNLGFRFEHLAAIIDGVEDKSRVGVCIDTCHAFAAGYDLRTQETCEQTFKHFAEVVGFEYLRGMHLNDAKSAFNSRVDRHHSLGEGNIGNTAFSYIMRDPRFDNIPMILETVNPDIWRDEIAWLKAEQQGCGDDAA; translated from the coding sequence ATGAAATTTGTAGGGCCACACGTCAGTGCCGCGGGCGGAGTCGATCAGGCCGTCTTGCGCGCCCATGAGCTTGAAGCCACGGCATTTGCGCTATTTACCAAGAACCAAAGACAGTGGCGCGCGGCTCCCCTGGCAGAGGATGTCATTCAGCGTTTTAAAGCCGCCTGCGAACAGTACGGTTATAGCAGCAACCAGATCCTGCCGCACGACAGCTACCTTATCAATCTGGGGCATCCGGTTGAAGAAGCGCTGGAAAAATCCCGCGAGGCGTTTATCGATGAACTGCAGCGCTGCGAACAGCTGGGGCTTTCCCTGTTGAACTTCCACCCCGGCAGCCATCTGATGCAGGTTGACGAAGACACATGTCTGGCGACGATCGCCGAGTCCATCAACATTGCGCTTGATAAAACCCGTGGCGTGACGGCCGTTATCGAAAACACGGCGGGTCAGGGCAGCAATCTGGGGTTTCGTTTCGAACACCTGGCCGCCATCATTGACGGCGTTGAAGATAAAAGCCGTGTCGGCGTCTGCATTGATACCTGTCACGCCTTTGCCGCAGGCTACGACCTGCGCACGCAAGAGACCTGCGAGCAGACATTCAAACACTTTGCCGAGGTGGTCGGGTTCGAGTATCTGCGCGGCATGCACCTCAACGACGCCAAAAGCGCCTTCAATAGCCGCGTTGACCGCCACCACAGTCTTGGTGAAGGCAATATCGGCAACACAGCCTTCAGCTATATCATGCGCGACCCGCGTTTCGACAACATCCCGATGATTCTCGAAACCGTGAATCCGGATATCTGGAGAGACGAAATCGCCTGGCTCAAGGCTGAGCAGCAAGGCTGCGGTGACGACGCGGCATAA
- the fruK gene encoding 1-phosphofructokinase, with the protein MSRRVATITLNPAYDLVGFCPEIERGEVNLVQTAGLHAAGKGINVAKVLKDLGIDVTVGGFLGKENQDGFQHLFSSLGIANRFQVVEGRTRINVKLTEKDGEVSDFNFSGFEVTPQDWERFVNDSLSWLGQFDMVAVCGSLPAGVDPQAFTDWMTRLRSQCPCIIFDSSREALVAGLKAAPWLVKPNRRELEIWAGRKFNDLSDVVEAAHALRDQGIAHVVISLGAEGALWVNASGAWIAKPPACEVVSTVGAGDSMVGGLIYGLLMRESSEHTLRLATAVAALAVSQSNVGITDRPQLAAMMARVDLKPFN; encoded by the coding sequence ATGAGCCGTCGAGTCGCCACTATTACCTTGAATCCCGCTTACGATTTAGTGGGCTTTTGCCCCGAAATCGAGCGCGGTGAAGTCAATCTGGTTCAAACCGCCGGTCTGCACGCGGCAGGTAAAGGCATCAACGTTGCCAAAGTGCTGAAAGATCTCGGCATCGACGTGACCGTGGGCGGCTTCCTGGGCAAAGAGAATCAGGACGGCTTCCAGCATCTGTTCAGCAGCCTCGGCATTGCCAATCGTTTTCAGGTGGTTGAAGGCCGCACCCGCATCAATGTGAAACTCACCGAAAAAGACGGCGAAGTCAGCGATTTCAACTTCTCCGGCTTTGAAGTGACGCCGCAGGACTGGGAGCGTTTCGTCAACGATTCACTGAGCTGGCTCGGCCAGTTCGATATGGTCGCCGTTTGCGGCAGTCTGCCCGCCGGTGTCGACCCGCAAGCTTTTACCGACTGGATGACCCGCCTGCGCAGCCAATGTCCGTGCATCATCTTCGACAGCAGCCGTGAAGCGCTGGTGGCCGGCCTGAAAGCCGCGCCGTGGCTGGTCAAGCCAAACCGCCGCGAGCTGGAAATCTGGGCCGGTCGTAAATTCAATGATTTGAGCGACGTTGTCGAAGCCGCTCATGCGCTGCGCGATCAGGGTATTGCGCACGTTGTTATCTCTCTCGGAGCAGAAGGCGCGTTGTGGGTCAATGCTTCGGGCGCATGGATAGCCAAACCGCCCGCCTGCGAAGTGGTCAGCACCGTGGGTGCCGGTGATTCAATGGTCGGCGGCCTGATCTACGGTTTGCTGATGAGAGAATCAAGCGAACATACGCTGCGTCTGGCTACCGCCGTCGCCGCGCTTGCAGTAAGCCAAAGCAATGTGGGTATCACCGATCGTCCCCAGTTGGCGGCGATGATGGCCCGTGTTGATCTGAAACCCTTTAATTGA
- a CDS encoding YeiH family protein, with protein sequence MSYPFGRVLPGLVLTTVISGLALWLGELPLLNTFGLSALTLAIALGMVVANTLYPLVRPHCQQGVNVAKQKLLRLGIILYGFKLTFAQIADVGASGMIIDLMTLGSTFLLACWLGRKVFALDEQTTFLIGAGSSICGAAAIMATAPVIRAEGEKVTVAVATVVIFGTLAIFLYPWLWQFLVTHPALSVTDAQFGLYSGSTIHEVAQVVAAGHAVTPEAENTAVIAKMIRVMMLAPFLLLLGGWRARKGAVGAQVGRAFLSNITVPWFAAGFIIVAAFNSLALLPASWVDVLLRLDNILLAMAMAALGLTTHFSALRQAGIKPLLMAGVLFIWLIVGGAGINLLISSLV encoded by the coding sequence ATGTCCTATCCCTTTGGACGCGTTTTACCAGGTTTAGTTCTGACAACCGTGATTTCGGGGCTGGCTTTGTGGTTAGGCGAACTGCCGCTGTTGAACACGTTTGGATTAAGCGCACTGACGCTGGCGATAGCTTTGGGCATGGTTGTCGCCAATACGTTGTATCCGCTCGTCCGTCCGCATTGCCAGCAAGGCGTGAATGTCGCCAAACAGAAACTGCTTCGCCTCGGCATTATTCTTTATGGTTTCAAACTGACGTTTGCGCAGATTGCCGATGTGGGCGCATCGGGGATGATTATCGACCTGATGACACTCGGTTCCACCTTTCTCCTCGCCTGCTGGTTAGGCCGGAAAGTCTTTGCTCTCGACGAACAGACAACCTTTCTGATTGGCGCAGGCAGCAGCATCTGCGGTGCGGCGGCGATAATGGCTACCGCGCCGGTTATCCGGGCGGAAGGCGAAAAAGTCACCGTTGCCGTCGCGACCGTGGTGATTTTCGGCACTCTGGCTATCTTTCTGTATCCCTGGCTGTGGCAGTTTCTTGTCACCCACCCCGCACTTTCAGTGACCGATGCGCAGTTCGGCCTCTATAGCGGCTCGACCATTCACGAAGTGGCGCAGGTGGTGGCTGCCGGTCATGCCGTAACCCCCGAGGCCGAAAATACGGCGGTAATCGCCAAGATGATCCGCGTAATGATGCTGGCTCCCTTTTTACTGTTGCTGGGCGGGTGGCGCGCCCGCAAGGGAGCCGTGGGTGCGCAGGTAGGCCGTGCTTTCCTCTCGAATATCACCGTGCCCTGGTTTGCTGCAGGATTTATCATTGTCGCGGCGTTTAACAGCCTTGCGCTGCTGCCGGCAAGCTGGGTCGACGTGCTGCTCAGGCTGGACAACATCCTGCTGGCCATGGCGATGGCGGCACTCGGATTAACCACGCATTTCAGTGCATTACGTCAGGCCGGGATCAAACCTTTGCTGATGGCGGGCGTGCTGTTTATCTGGCTCATCGTCGGCGGCGCAGGAATAAACCTGCTGATTTCGTCCCTGGTTTGA
- a CDS encoding sugar ABC transporter ATP-binding protein, with translation MRNISISFGGFSALHQVDFTLEGGAVHALVGANGAGKSTLMAVLSGAYDHYSGQIAIDGKTAPISQPHHAREHGIHLVQQEVDVALIPTLNVAENIMLDALSEPGHLLDWSKIYSRAQALTEQLGLNINLRQRIENCTLAEKQLILLARALSHKCRFLILDEPTAPLDHAESERLFALVRRLRDEGMAVVFISHRIHELRDICDRMTVLRDGRLVSDDSMQGLTSEHIIEKMIGHQINDIYPPRRPPHSTETLLEIQGLHDKDKLRDISLRLHRGEILGIAGLAGAGKTELCKALFGASPSQVARGSLYGKPWKPREPHLSVEQGLALVPEERRKEGIFIEEDIPMNLSVAADNSFSTLSIFNRRASLNWAREIIARLGIRASGPLQKLARLSGGNQQKVAIGKWLRSESRVLIFDEPTKGVDIRAKQDVFRLIDGLAQQGKGIIYASGEFAELVGLCDRILVLWDGRIVAELDAADIDEQTLLDYSTGGTPA, from the coding sequence ATGCGTAATATCTCTATCTCTTTCGGTGGATTTTCTGCGTTGCATCAGGTCGACTTCACCCTCGAGGGCGGAGCCGTACATGCGCTGGTCGGTGCCAACGGAGCCGGTAAATCAACGCTGATGGCGGTGCTGTCGGGCGCGTATGATCACTACAGCGGCCAGATAGCAATCGATGGCAAAACCGCTCCTATCAGCCAGCCGCATCACGCGCGGGAACACGGGATCCATCTTGTGCAGCAGGAAGTCGACGTGGCGCTTATCCCGACGCTGAACGTCGCCGAAAATATCATGCTCGACGCCCTTTCAGAACCCGGACATCTGCTCGACTGGTCGAAGATTTATTCCAGGGCGCAGGCGCTTACCGAGCAGCTGGGGCTTAATATCAATCTGCGGCAGCGCATCGAAAACTGCACCCTCGCCGAAAAACAGCTGATCCTGCTGGCGCGCGCCCTGTCGCACAAATGCCGCTTTCTTATCCTCGATGAACCTACCGCCCCGCTCGACCATGCGGAAAGCGAGCGCCTGTTTGCGCTGGTCCGTCGCCTGCGTGATGAAGGCATGGCTGTAGTGTTTATTTCGCATCGTATTCACGAGTTGCGCGATATCTGCGATCGCATGACCGTGCTGCGCGATGGCCGTCTGGTCAGCGATGACAGCATGCAGGGGCTGACCAGCGAACACATCATCGAAAAGATGATTGGTCATCAGATAAATGATATCTATCCGCCCCGCCGTCCGCCGCACAGCACTGAAACGTTGCTGGAAATTCAGGGACTGCATGACAAGGACAAACTGCGGGACATCAGCCTTCGCCTACATCGCGGCGAGATTTTAGGCATTGCCGGGCTGGCGGGCGCGGGCAAGACGGAGCTTTGCAAGGCGCTGTTCGGCGCGTCGCCCAGTCAGGTTGCGCGGGGTTCGCTGTACGGCAAGCCCTGGAAACCGCGTGAACCGCATCTTTCCGTGGAACAAGGCTTGGCTTTGGTGCCCGAAGAGCGGCGCAAAGAGGGGATTTTCATCGAGGAAGATATCCCGATGAACCTCAGCGTCGCGGCGGACAACAGCTTCTCGACCTTGAGCATCTTTAATCGCCGGGCTTCGCTGAACTGGGCAAGGGAGATCATTGCCCGCCTTGGCATTCGTGCCTCCGGGCCGCTGCAAAAACTGGCGCGCTTGTCCGGCGGCAATCAGCAGAAGGTCGCCATCGGTAAATGGCTGCGCAGCGAAAGTCGGGTACTGATTTTCGATGAACCGACCAAAGGCGTGGATATTCGGGCAAAACAGGACGTTTTCCGGCTGATTGACGGACTGGCGCAGCAGGGAAAAGGCATTATTTACGCCTCGGGCGAGTTTGCCGAACTGGTCGGATTGTGTGACCGCATTTTGGTGCTGTGGGATGGTCGCATTGTCGCCGAGCTTGACGCCGCCGATATCGACGAGCAGACCCTTTTAGATTATTCAACCGGAGGAACCCCCGCGTGA
- a CDS encoding FecCD family ABC transporter permease gives MSVSSDPLVQSASQPAENGIDGSVMGRYQSILRRRLSIMLILVIAIFGSLILDFVMGPAGLSLDTLWQTLFHAQAADAGTRVIVWDIRMPYALMAVVVGMSLGLAGAEMQTILNNPLASPFTLGVSSAAAFGAALAIVLNIGIPGIPDQWFISANAFIFALLAALMLDGITRWTQVASSGVVLFGIALVFTFNALVSLMQFIASEDTLQGLVFWTMGSLARADWTKLGVMATAFVLLLPLSMKSAWKLTALRLGEDRAVSFGIDVRRLRLGTLLRISILSALAVAFVGPIGFIGLVAPHIARMMFGEDHRFYLPASALIGALVLSLASVASKNLVPGVIIPVGIVTSLVGVPFFLSIILRHRGTV, from the coding sequence ATGAGTGTTTCATCCGATCCCCTTGTCCAATCAGCCAGTCAGCCTGCTGAAAATGGCATCGACGGCAGCGTAATGGGGCGTTATCAGTCCATTTTACGTCGCCGCCTGTCCATCATGCTGATTCTGGTTATCGCCATTTTTGGTTCGCTTATCCTCGATTTCGTGATGGGTCCCGCAGGGCTGTCGCTGGACACGCTGTGGCAAACGCTGTTCCACGCGCAGGCGGCCGATGCCGGTACGCGCGTCATCGTCTGGGATATTCGCATGCCCTATGCGCTGATGGCGGTGGTGGTCGGCATGTCGCTGGGTCTGGCGGGCGCTGAGATGCAGACCATCCTCAACAATCCGCTGGCAAGCCCGTTTACGCTCGGCGTGTCGTCTGCCGCCGCGTTTGGTGCCGCGTTGGCCATCGTGTTGAATATCGGCATTCCCGGCATTCCCGACCAATGGTTTATCTCGGCCAACGCCTTTATCTTTGCGCTGCTGGCTGCACTGATGCTCGACGGCATAACCCGCTGGACGCAGGTGGCAAGCTCGGGTGTGGTGCTGTTTGGTATCGCGCTGGTCTTTACCTTTAACGCGCTGGTGTCATTGATGCAGTTTATCGCCTCCGAAGACACGTTGCAGGGGCTGGTATTCTGGACGATGGGCAGTCTGGCGCGCGCCGACTGGACCAAACTCGGCGTGATGGCCACGGCTTTCGTGCTGCTGCTGCCGTTATCCATGAAAAGCGCGTGGAAACTGACGGCACTGCGCCTCGGCGAAGATCGCGCCGTGAGTTTTGGCATCGACGTGCGCCGTTTACGTCTTGGCACGCTGCTGCGTATCAGTATTCTCTCGGCACTGGCGGTCGCCTTTGTCGGCCCGATCGGTTTTATCGGGCTGGTCGCGCCCCATATTGCGCGGATGATGTTTGGTGAAGACCACCGCTTCTATCTGCCTGCCAGCGCCCTGATTGGCGCGCTGGTGCTCTCTCTGGCTTCTGTGGCCTCGAAAAACCTGGTTCCGGGCGTCATCATTCCGGTTGGGATCGTGACTTCGCTGGTTGGCGTGCCATTCTTCCTGAGCATTATTTTACGCCACAGGGGGACCGTATGA
- a CDS encoding ABC transporter ATP-binding protein: MSLTKEPPAVNAGQGLQIRNFTAGYPKRAVIRDLQVPKLPRGEITVLLGPNGSGKSTLLRAMAGLNKAKGEMILDGLDLMTMPFAKRAEQVVYLPQSLPAGVHLHVLESIIVAQRASGGAASQAHTTAQVMSLLQLLGIEHLALSYLDQLSGGQKQLVGLAQSLIRQPSLLLLDEPLSALDLNYQFHVMDLVRRETRKRNIITVVVVHDINIALRHGDNVLMLKDGKLIADGRPEQVITAESLAQVYGVKGRIERCSLGTPQILIDGLVNTPTL; the protein is encoded by the coding sequence ATGAGCCTCACGAAAGAGCCACCCGCAGTCAATGCAGGGCAGGGGTTGCAGATTCGCAACTTTACGGCCGGCTACCCCAAACGCGCCGTGATTCGCGATTTGCAGGTGCCAAAACTGCCGCGCGGCGAAATCACCGTGCTGCTTGGCCCGAACGGCAGCGGCAAATCCACTCTGCTGCGGGCGATGGCAGGGCTGAACAAGGCAAAAGGGGAGATGATCCTCGACGGCCTGGACCTGATGACCATGCCGTTTGCCAAACGCGCCGAGCAGGTGGTGTATCTGCCGCAGTCGCTGCCCGCGGGCGTGCATCTGCACGTGCTGGAATCCATTATTGTGGCGCAGCGGGCATCGGGCGGGGCGGCGAGTCAGGCGCACACGACGGCACAGGTCATGTCATTGCTGCAACTGCTCGGCATTGAGCATTTGGCGCTAAGCTATCTGGATCAACTTTCAGGCGGGCAGAAACAGCTGGTCGGTCTGGCGCAGTCACTGATTCGCCAACCTTCGCTGTTACTGCTCGACGAACCGCTTAGCGCGCTTGACCTCAACTATCAGTTCCACGTGATGGATCTGGTGCGTCGTGAAACGCGTAAACGAAATATCATCACCGTCGTGGTGGTACACGATATCAATATCGCGCTGCGCCACGGCGACAACGTGTTGATGCTCAAAGACGGCAAACTGATTGCCGACGGCAGGCCCGAGCAGGTGATCACCGCCGAAAGTCTGGCGCAGGTGTACGGAGTGAAAGGGCGCATCGAGCGCTGTTCGCTCGGCACGCCGCAGATTTTAATCGATGGCCTGGTGAATACGCCTACGCTATAA
- a CDS encoding ABC transporter permease, with amino-acid sequence MTPERPQPWRHHVFEFLYKWGMLLTVVALIALFGLASDNFLEMSNIINIMRSIAIVTVIAIGVSLSLSVGGFDLSVGSTASLANALVISMFVWHGFGTVEAIAITLALCLLVGLFNAFLIVILKIPDMLATLASLFVIQGAAMTYSYGGSITENMLLPSGDMAEGTVPPVFSLLGQVPVIVIVMLVVTVAVQLFMSLTKHGRRMYAIGGNPLAARLAGIRTARYRVMAYLMSSVLAGAGGILLASRIGSSQVNAGGGYLMDAVAAAYIGFSLAGSGKPNALGTLLGAVILGVLQNGLVMLSVPYYAMDIIKGLVLAIALALTYIQKR; translated from the coding sequence ATTACCCCTGAACGCCCCCAACCCTGGCGTCATCATGTTTTTGAATTTCTCTATAAATGGGGGATGTTGCTCACCGTGGTGGCGCTTATCGCGCTCTTTGGTCTGGCGTCCGACAATTTCCTCGAGATGTCGAACATTATCAACATCATGCGCTCGATTGCCATTGTGACCGTTATCGCCATCGGCGTGTCGCTGTCGCTGTCCGTCGGGGGCTTTGATCTTTCTGTTGGATCCACGGCGTCGCTTGCCAATGCGCTGGTTATTTCGATGTTTGTCTGGCACGGTTTTGGCACGGTCGAGGCAATTGCCATCACGCTGGCGCTTTGCCTGCTGGTCGGCCTGTTCAACGCCTTCCTGATTGTTATCCTGAAAATCCCCGATATGCTGGCGACGCTCGCCAGCCTGTTCGTGATTCAGGGCGCGGCGATGACTTACAGCTACGGCGGCTCCATTACCGAAAACATGCTGTTGCCGAGCGGTGACATGGCCGAAGGCACGGTGCCGCCGGTATTTAGCCTGCTTGGGCAAGTGCCGGTCATCGTGATTGTCATGCTGGTGGTCACCGTCGCGGTGCAGCTGTTTATGTCGCTCACCAAGCACGGTCGCCGAATGTACGCGATTGGCGGCAACCCGCTCGCCGCGCGTCTGGCCGGGATCCGCACGGCGCGTTATCGCGTGATGGCGTATCTGATGTCATCCGTGCTGGCCGGTGCGGGCGGTATCCTGCTCGCCTCGAGGATCGGTTCTTCGCAGGTCAATGCGGGTGGCGGTTACCTGATGGACGCCGTCGCGGCGGCCTATATCGGCTTTTCTCTGGCAGGTTCTGGCAAGCCGAATGCCCTCGGAACGCTGCTGGGCGCGGTGATTCTCGGCGTGCTGCAAAATGGTCTGGTGATGTTGTCGGTGCCGTATTACGCGATGGATATCATCAAGGGATTGGTGTTGGCCATCGCGCTGGCGCTGACCTATATTCAGAAGAGATAG